In a single window of the Papaver somniferum cultivar HN1 chromosome 8, ASM357369v1, whole genome shotgun sequence genome:
- the LOC113305761 gene encoding uncharacterized protein LOC113305761: protein MWFNTTYHTSLKNTPFQALYGYSPQKFGLFSHQQSTNTSVEDYLQRRQAMGILLKYTLEEAQHRIKQQADKKRTERVHVGDRVYLRLQPYRQTSVQLRRSLKLSAKFFGPCQITARMGKVAYKLNLPAISRIHPVFHVSQLKPKLGT from the coding sequence ATGTGGTTTAACACTACATATCATACAAGCCTCAAGAATACACCATTTCAAGCTCTTTATGGTTACAGTCCACAGAAATTTGGTCTCTTCTCTCACCAGCAGTCCACCAATACTTCTGTAGAAGACTACTTGCAAAGAAGACAAGCTATGGGAATCCTACTGAAATACACACTTGAAGAGGCACAACACAGAATCAAACAACAGGCTGACAAAAAAAGGACTGAGAGGGTTCATGTTGGAGACCGGGTGTATTTAAGGTTGCAACCCTACAGACAAACATCAGTGCAACTAAGGAGGAGTTTAAAGCTGTCAGCCAAATTTTTTGGTCCATGTCAAATTACTGCTAGAATGGGTAAAGTGGCCTACAAACTCAATCTTCCTGCCATTTCAAGGATTCACCCAGTATTCCATGTCTCTCAATTGAAGCCAAAGCTAGGAACATGA
- the LOC113305762 gene encoding uncharacterized protein LOC113305762, which produces MVMNDVFQPHLRKFILVFFDDILVYSPDMASHSEHLKITLKTLQEHTLYAKLSKCSFGQPKVEYLGHIITGEGVTADPTKISCMLNWTVPTTLKELRGFLGLTGYYRKFVKGYGIICKPLTEFLKTDNFNWTDAAQIVFEALKQVVTTTQY; this is translated from the coding sequence ATGGTAATGAATGATGTTTTTCAGCCACACTTGAGGAAGTTTATATTGGTGTTCTTTGATGACATACTGGTGTATAGCCCTGATATGGCATCCCACTCGGAGCATCTGAAAATTACTCTTAAGACTCTACAAGAGCACACATTGTATGCCAAGCTCAGTAAATGTTCTTTTGGTCAGCCCAAAGTAGAGTATCTGGGTCACATCATCACTGGAGAAGGAGTCACAGCTGACCCAacaaaaatttcttgtatgctcaaTTGGACAGTACCCACTACTTTGAAGGAACTGAGGGGATTCCTAGGCCTTACAGGATACTATAGAAAATTTGTGAAAGGCTATGGAATCATTTGTAAGCCACTGACAGAATTTCTAAAGACAGATAACTTCAATTGGACTGATGCTGCTCAGATTGTATTTGAAGCCCTCAAGCAAGTTGTCACCACCACCCAGTACTAG